The Siniperca chuatsi isolate FFG_IHB_CAS linkage group LG9, ASM2008510v1, whole genome shotgun sequence genome includes a region encoding these proteins:
- the thrap3a gene encoding thyroid hormone receptor-associated protein 3 isoform X2: MMSRSTKSASRSRSRSRSRSRSRSRSRSTTSSRSRSRSRSRKRHYSSRSRSWSRSNSPSHTREKKYQRGYQNSREFRGYHRAFRRPYNFRGRGRGYFPRGRYQRGGGGGGHNNNNNNNNFRPNWKNYKQYPQKQQQQQQQQQQQQQNHSRGRSHNLQKRSGSPPHGHSHHSDRSSSPLSRHSHHSSSSSHSSSPKCRPASLLTNQNSKDVKEGLSTSKEVQKGGGGDGEPVELVGVLAEDAKEGAGSGKTEGNWQGLTDCSSSPKRTSPLASSAVIVGQNSQTTNQSSPSPKITNDSNGAPSWQIGGSSSSTKKTSHEGLNPMLSSFDFFSNEECLDGDKTAISIAFGKFLEEQNKKAKAWENGKNPEANDGDMEQGKVNGKASAILSDSVSRKYKQDIDGEVSLNSFLKASPFRSADVEEQEDMIIKPHSKSLHKDWHNGDESSKPKGKVTPSARELFEECFDKWQNVAYAQVANSDLDAMAEDIYLSRKQDKAAAIAAALAKRELAVKFQELSPDIGNKARKMAKSSSIPSPTPPPRRNSDREMFMIRGENSPFMSSRKQEAKLNVRMDFLGDSLISSSDILAEERQLSQDLVQSSKKDQEFRSIFQHVQNAQLQRSPSELFAQHIVTIVHHIKAQHFPSSGMTLNERFTMYQRRAAEKEMMKPRKSPEIHRRIDVSPRAFKKHSQLFEAMKSSEDGTYKDGGEKMKGDPMDLRLDIERRKKYSSHERVYNQDRGRDMGDSPDSSRERSVEKFSKCHERSKKSKKKRSRSSSSSSSSSSKSQKEDLPHGKSDPKDKGFNRTRLDQKESPESVERGRPRGGFQVRIRGRGWNRGNYQGNCSYSNNMANMAVHPKNEDWDPEYTPKSRKYYLHDDRDMETEGKWVDNRGRGRGGFSRGRARFIIRKASGGPNTNSPKWAHDKFQVNGEQGGAQGEEPEQDHKEGEIDGENT, encoded by the exons ATGATGTCCAGATCCACAAAATCAGCCTCGAGGTCTCGGAGCCGCTCAAGGTCCCGGTCAAGATCCCGGTCAAGATCCCGCTCCACCACTAGCTCCAGAAGTCGCTCCAGATCCCGGTCCAGGAAGCGTCACTACAG CTCTAGGTCTCGGTCATGGTCAAGATCTAATTCTCCATCTCATACCCGGGAGAAGAAATATCAAAGGGGATACCAGAACAGTCGTGAGTTCCGGGGCTACCACCGCGCTTTCCGCAGGCCATACAACTTCAGGGGCCGAGGGCGGGGCTACTTCCCACGTGGACGCTACCAgcgtggtggtgggggtggtggccataacaacaacaacaacaacaacaacttccgCCCCAACTGGAAGAATTACAAGCAGTACCctcaaaaacagcaacaacagcaacagcagcaacagcagcagcagcaaaaccaTTCACGAGGACGATCTCACAACCTCCAGAAACGCTCAGGAAGCCCCCCTCATGGTCATTCTCACCACTCTGACCGATCCTCCTCGCCATTATCCAGACACTCGCATCATTCTTCCTCTTCGTCACACTCCTCCTCTCCCAAATGCAGGCCAGCCTCACTGCTGACTAACCAAAACTCCAAAGATGTGAAAGAGGGGCTCTCAACCTCCAAGGAGGTCCaaaagggaggagggggagatggGGAGCCAGTGGAGCTTGTTGGGGTGTTGGCAGAAGATGCCAAAGAAGGCGCGGGCAGTGGGAAAACTGAGGGGAACTGGCAGGGCCTgacagactgcagcagcagtcCAAAGAGAACGAGTCCTCTGGCAAgctctgctgttattgttgGTCAGAACAGCCAAACTACTAACCAGTCTAGTCCCTcccctaaaatcacaaatgacaGCAATGGTGCCCCCTCCTGGCAGATCGGGGGTAGTTCAtcctcaacaaaaaaaacctcacaTGAGGGCCTAAATCCAATGCTTTCCAGCTTTGACTTCTTCTCCAACGAGGAATGCCTGGATGGAGATAAAACAGCAATCTCCATTGCCTTCGGAAA gtttttggaggagcaaaataaaaaagctaaaGCTTGGGAAAATGGCAAGAACCCAGAAGCAAATGATGGGGATATGGAACAAGGGAAAGTAAATGGCAAAGCATCAGCGATTCTCTCTGACTCAGTGTCAAGAAAGTACAAACAGGACATTGATGGTGAAGTGTCTCTGAACAGCTTTTTGAAAGCTTCTCCTTTCCGGTCTGCTGACGTGGAGGAACAGGAGGACATGATAATCAAGCCTCATTCAAAGTCACTTCACAAAGACTGGCATAATGGGGACGAGTCCTCTAAGCCAAAGGGCAAGGTCACTCCCTCAGCCCGGGAACTGTTTGAAGAATGCTTTGACAAATGGCAGAATGTGGCCTATGCACAGGTAGCCAACAGTGACCTTGACGCCATGGCAGAGGACATATACCTCAGTCGAAAGCAGGATAAAGCAGCGGCCATTGCTGCGGCCCTCGCCAAGAGGGAGTTAGCTGTAAAATTTCAGGAACTGTCCCCAGACATAGGCAATAAAGCCAGAAAGATGGCAAAATCTTCCTCCATCCCATCTCCTACACCACCACCGAGGAGAAACTCTGACAGAGAGATGTTTATGATAAGGGGAGAGAACTCGCCTTTCATGTCCTCAAGAAAACAGGAAGcaaaattaaatgtcagaatggATTTCCTTGGAGATAGCCTGATAAG cTCTTCTGATATTTTAGCTGAGGAGCGACAGTTGTCTCAGGATCTTGTGCAGTCCTCAAAAAAGGATCAGGAGTTCCGCTCCATCTTTCAACATGTTCAGAATGCTCAGTTACAGAGGAGTCCCTCTGAGCTGTTTGCCCAACACATTGTCACTATCGTTCACCACATTAAAG ctCAGCACTTTCCATCTTCTGGAATGACTCTAAACGAGCGATTCACCATGTACCAAAGACGAGCTGCAGAGAAGGAAATGATGAAGCCAAGAAAAAGCCCAGAGATACACAG GAGAATTGATGTTTCACCAAGAGCTTTTAAGAAACACTCTCAACTTTTTGAGGCCATGAAAAGCTCAGAGGATGGCACTTACAAG GACGGCGGAGAAAAAATGAAGGGTGACCCAATGGACCTTCGTTTGGATATTGAGCGCCGTAAAAAATATTCCAGCCATGAAAGAGTTTATAATCAGGATCGGGGAAGAGATATGGGAGATTCCCCAGATTCTAGTAGAGAGAGATCTGTGGAAAAGTTCTCCAAATGCCACGAGAGATCAAA gaaaagtaaaaagaaacgCTCTCGCTCGAGTTCGTCCTCATCTTCCTCGTCCTCTAAGTCCCAAAAAGAAGATTTGCCCCATGGCAAGTCTGATCCCAAAGATAAAGGCTTTAACAGGACCCGACTGGATCAAAAGGAGTCACCAGAATCAGTTGAAAGAGGCAGGCCACGTGGAGGATTT CAAGTCCGAATTCGTGGAAGGGGCTGGAACAGAGGAAATTATCAGGGAAACTGTTCATATAGTAACAACATGGCAAACATGGCAGTACACCCAAAAAATGAAGACTGGGACCCAGAGTACACGCCCAAGAGCAGAAAATACTACTTG CACGATGACCGAGACATGGAGACAGAGGGCAAGTGGGTGGACAACCGAGGGCGAGGACGGGGAGGATTCTCGCGTGGAAGGGCACGATTCATCATCCGCAAAGCCAGTGGGGGTCCCAACACCAATAGCCCCAAATGGGCCCACGACAAGTTCCAAGTCAATGGGGAGCAAGGTGGCGCACAGGGAGAGGAGCCAGAACAGGACCATAAAGAAGGAGAAATTGATGGAGAGAATACTTGA
- the thrap3a gene encoding thyroid hormone receptor-associated protein 3 isoform X1, translated as MMSRSTKSASRSRSRSRSRSRSRSRSRSTTSSRSRSRSRSRKRHYSSRSRSWSRSNSPSHTREKKYQRGYQNSREFRGYHRAFRRPYNFRGRGRGYFPRGRYQRGGGGGGHNNNNNNNNFRPNWKNYKQYPQKQQQQQQQQQQQQQNHSRGRSHNLQKRSGSPPHGHSHHSDRSSSPLSRHSHHSSSSSHSSSPKCRPASLLTNQNSKDVKEGLSTSKEVQKGGGGDGEPVELVGVLAEDAKEGAGSGKTEGNWQGLTDCSSSPKRTSPLASSAVIVGQNSQTTNQSSPSPKITNDSNGAPSWQIGGSSSSTKKTSHEGLNPMLSSFDFFSNEECLDGDKTAISIAFGKFLEEQNKKAKAWENGKNPEANDGDMEQGKVNGKASAILSDSVSRKYKQDIDGEVSLNSFLKASPFRSADVEEQEDMIIKPHSKSLHKDWHNGDESSKPKGKVTPSARELFEECFDKWQNVAYAQVANSDLDAMAEDIYLSRKQDKAAAIAAALAKRELAVKFQELSPDIGNKARKMAKSSSIPSPTPPPRRNSDREMFMIRGENSPFMSSRKQEAKLNVRMDFLGDSLISSSDILAEERQLSQDLVQSSKKDQEFRSIFQHVQNAQLQRSPSELFAQHIVTIVHHIKAQHFPSSGMTLNERFTMYQRRAAEKEMMKPRKSPEIHRRIDVSPRAFKKHSQLFEAMKSSEDGTYKDGGEKMKGDPMDLRLDIERRKKYSSHERVYNQDRGRDMGDSPDSSRERSVEKFSKCHERSKKSKKKRSRSSSSSSSSSSKSQKEDLPHGKSDPKDKGFNRTRLDQKESPESVERGRPRGGFQVRIRGRGWNRGNYQGNCSYSNNMANMAVHPKNEDWDPEYTPKSRKYYLTSILFPSFSQHDDRDMETEGKWVDNRGRGRGGFSRGRARFIIRKASGGPNTNSPKWAHDKFQVNGEQGGAQGEEPEQDHKEGEIDGENT; from the exons ATGATGTCCAGATCCACAAAATCAGCCTCGAGGTCTCGGAGCCGCTCAAGGTCCCGGTCAAGATCCCGGTCAAGATCCCGCTCCACCACTAGCTCCAGAAGTCGCTCCAGATCCCGGTCCAGGAAGCGTCACTACAG CTCTAGGTCTCGGTCATGGTCAAGATCTAATTCTCCATCTCATACCCGGGAGAAGAAATATCAAAGGGGATACCAGAACAGTCGTGAGTTCCGGGGCTACCACCGCGCTTTCCGCAGGCCATACAACTTCAGGGGCCGAGGGCGGGGCTACTTCCCACGTGGACGCTACCAgcgtggtggtgggggtggtggccataacaacaacaacaacaacaacaacttccgCCCCAACTGGAAGAATTACAAGCAGTACCctcaaaaacagcaacaacagcaacagcagcaacagcagcagcagcaaaaccaTTCACGAGGACGATCTCACAACCTCCAGAAACGCTCAGGAAGCCCCCCTCATGGTCATTCTCACCACTCTGACCGATCCTCCTCGCCATTATCCAGACACTCGCATCATTCTTCCTCTTCGTCACACTCCTCCTCTCCCAAATGCAGGCCAGCCTCACTGCTGACTAACCAAAACTCCAAAGATGTGAAAGAGGGGCTCTCAACCTCCAAGGAGGTCCaaaagggaggagggggagatggGGAGCCAGTGGAGCTTGTTGGGGTGTTGGCAGAAGATGCCAAAGAAGGCGCGGGCAGTGGGAAAACTGAGGGGAACTGGCAGGGCCTgacagactgcagcagcagtcCAAAGAGAACGAGTCCTCTGGCAAgctctgctgttattgttgGTCAGAACAGCCAAACTACTAACCAGTCTAGTCCCTcccctaaaatcacaaatgacaGCAATGGTGCCCCCTCCTGGCAGATCGGGGGTAGTTCAtcctcaacaaaaaaaacctcacaTGAGGGCCTAAATCCAATGCTTTCCAGCTTTGACTTCTTCTCCAACGAGGAATGCCTGGATGGAGATAAAACAGCAATCTCCATTGCCTTCGGAAA gtttttggaggagcaaaataaaaaagctaaaGCTTGGGAAAATGGCAAGAACCCAGAAGCAAATGATGGGGATATGGAACAAGGGAAAGTAAATGGCAAAGCATCAGCGATTCTCTCTGACTCAGTGTCAAGAAAGTACAAACAGGACATTGATGGTGAAGTGTCTCTGAACAGCTTTTTGAAAGCTTCTCCTTTCCGGTCTGCTGACGTGGAGGAACAGGAGGACATGATAATCAAGCCTCATTCAAAGTCACTTCACAAAGACTGGCATAATGGGGACGAGTCCTCTAAGCCAAAGGGCAAGGTCACTCCCTCAGCCCGGGAACTGTTTGAAGAATGCTTTGACAAATGGCAGAATGTGGCCTATGCACAGGTAGCCAACAGTGACCTTGACGCCATGGCAGAGGACATATACCTCAGTCGAAAGCAGGATAAAGCAGCGGCCATTGCTGCGGCCCTCGCCAAGAGGGAGTTAGCTGTAAAATTTCAGGAACTGTCCCCAGACATAGGCAATAAAGCCAGAAAGATGGCAAAATCTTCCTCCATCCCATCTCCTACACCACCACCGAGGAGAAACTCTGACAGAGAGATGTTTATGATAAGGGGAGAGAACTCGCCTTTCATGTCCTCAAGAAAACAGGAAGcaaaattaaatgtcagaatggATTTCCTTGGAGATAGCCTGATAAG cTCTTCTGATATTTTAGCTGAGGAGCGACAGTTGTCTCAGGATCTTGTGCAGTCCTCAAAAAAGGATCAGGAGTTCCGCTCCATCTTTCAACATGTTCAGAATGCTCAGTTACAGAGGAGTCCCTCTGAGCTGTTTGCCCAACACATTGTCACTATCGTTCACCACATTAAAG ctCAGCACTTTCCATCTTCTGGAATGACTCTAAACGAGCGATTCACCATGTACCAAAGACGAGCTGCAGAGAAGGAAATGATGAAGCCAAGAAAAAGCCCAGAGATACACAG GAGAATTGATGTTTCACCAAGAGCTTTTAAGAAACACTCTCAACTTTTTGAGGCCATGAAAAGCTCAGAGGATGGCACTTACAAG GACGGCGGAGAAAAAATGAAGGGTGACCCAATGGACCTTCGTTTGGATATTGAGCGCCGTAAAAAATATTCCAGCCATGAAAGAGTTTATAATCAGGATCGGGGAAGAGATATGGGAGATTCCCCAGATTCTAGTAGAGAGAGATCTGTGGAAAAGTTCTCCAAATGCCACGAGAGATCAAA gaaaagtaaaaagaaacgCTCTCGCTCGAGTTCGTCCTCATCTTCCTCGTCCTCTAAGTCCCAAAAAGAAGATTTGCCCCATGGCAAGTCTGATCCCAAAGATAAAGGCTTTAACAGGACCCGACTGGATCAAAAGGAGTCACCAGAATCAGTTGAAAGAGGCAGGCCACGTGGAGGATTT CAAGTCCGAATTCGTGGAAGGGGCTGGAACAGAGGAAATTATCAGGGAAACTGTTCATATAGTAACAACATGGCAAACATGGCAGTACACCCAAAAAATGAAGACTGGGACCCAGAGTACACGCCCAAGAGCAGAAAATACTACTTG ACCTCCATCctttttccatctttctctcaGCACGATGACCGAGACATGGAGACAGAGGGCAAGTGGGTGGACAACCGAGGGCGAGGACGGGGAGGATTCTCGCGTGGAAGGGCACGATTCATCATCCGCAAAGCCAGTGGGGGTCCCAACACCAATAGCCCCAAATGGGCCCACGACAAGTTCCAAGTCAATGGGGAGCAAGGTGGCGCACAGGGAGAGGAGCCAGAACAGGACCATAAAGAAGGAGAAATTGATGGAGAGAATACTTGA
- the thrap3a gene encoding thyroid hormone receptor-associated protein 3 isoform X3: MKEHTSSRSRSWSRSNSPSHTREKKYQRGYQNSREFRGYHRAFRRPYNFRGRGRGYFPRGRYQRGGGGGGHNNNNNNNNFRPNWKNYKQYPQKQQQQQQQQQQQQQNHSRGRSHNLQKRSGSPPHGHSHHSDRSSSPLSRHSHHSSSSSHSSSPKCRPASLLTNQNSKDVKEGLSTSKEVQKGGGGDGEPVELVGVLAEDAKEGAGSGKTEGNWQGLTDCSSSPKRTSPLASSAVIVGQNSQTTNQSSPSPKITNDSNGAPSWQIGGSSSSTKKTSHEGLNPMLSSFDFFSNEECLDGDKTAISIAFGKFLEEQNKKAKAWENGKNPEANDGDMEQGKVNGKASAILSDSVSRKYKQDIDGEVSLNSFLKASPFRSADVEEQEDMIIKPHSKSLHKDWHNGDESSKPKGKVTPSARELFEECFDKWQNVAYAQVANSDLDAMAEDIYLSRKQDKAAAIAAALAKRELAVKFQELSPDIGNKARKMAKSSSIPSPTPPPRRNSDREMFMIRGENSPFMSSRKQEAKLNVRMDFLGDSLISSSDILAEERQLSQDLVQSSKKDQEFRSIFQHVQNAQLQRSPSELFAQHIVTIVHHIKAQHFPSSGMTLNERFTMYQRRAAEKEMMKPRKSPEIHRRIDVSPRAFKKHSQLFEAMKSSEDGTYKDGGEKMKGDPMDLRLDIERRKKYSSHERVYNQDRGRDMGDSPDSSRERSVEKFSKCHERSKKSKKKRSRSSSSSSSSSSKSQKEDLPHGKSDPKDKGFNRTRLDQKESPESVERGRPRGGFQVRIRGRGWNRGNYQGNCSYSNNMANMAVHPKNEDWDPEYTPKSRKYYLTSILFPSFSQHDDRDMETEGKWVDNRGRGRGGFSRGRARFIIRKASGGPNTNSPKWAHDKFQVNGEQGGAQGEEPEQDHKEGEIDGENT; this comes from the exons ATGAAAGAACACACTAG CTCTAGGTCTCGGTCATGGTCAAGATCTAATTCTCCATCTCATACCCGGGAGAAGAAATATCAAAGGGGATACCAGAACAGTCGTGAGTTCCGGGGCTACCACCGCGCTTTCCGCAGGCCATACAACTTCAGGGGCCGAGGGCGGGGCTACTTCCCACGTGGACGCTACCAgcgtggtggtgggggtggtggccataacaacaacaacaacaacaacaacttccgCCCCAACTGGAAGAATTACAAGCAGTACCctcaaaaacagcaacaacagcaacagcagcaacagcagcagcagcaaaaccaTTCACGAGGACGATCTCACAACCTCCAGAAACGCTCAGGAAGCCCCCCTCATGGTCATTCTCACCACTCTGACCGATCCTCCTCGCCATTATCCAGACACTCGCATCATTCTTCCTCTTCGTCACACTCCTCCTCTCCCAAATGCAGGCCAGCCTCACTGCTGACTAACCAAAACTCCAAAGATGTGAAAGAGGGGCTCTCAACCTCCAAGGAGGTCCaaaagggaggagggggagatggGGAGCCAGTGGAGCTTGTTGGGGTGTTGGCAGAAGATGCCAAAGAAGGCGCGGGCAGTGGGAAAACTGAGGGGAACTGGCAGGGCCTgacagactgcagcagcagtcCAAAGAGAACGAGTCCTCTGGCAAgctctgctgttattgttgGTCAGAACAGCCAAACTACTAACCAGTCTAGTCCCTcccctaaaatcacaaatgacaGCAATGGTGCCCCCTCCTGGCAGATCGGGGGTAGTTCAtcctcaacaaaaaaaacctcacaTGAGGGCCTAAATCCAATGCTTTCCAGCTTTGACTTCTTCTCCAACGAGGAATGCCTGGATGGAGATAAAACAGCAATCTCCATTGCCTTCGGAAA gtttttggaggagcaaaataaaaaagctaaaGCTTGGGAAAATGGCAAGAACCCAGAAGCAAATGATGGGGATATGGAACAAGGGAAAGTAAATGGCAAAGCATCAGCGATTCTCTCTGACTCAGTGTCAAGAAAGTACAAACAGGACATTGATGGTGAAGTGTCTCTGAACAGCTTTTTGAAAGCTTCTCCTTTCCGGTCTGCTGACGTGGAGGAACAGGAGGACATGATAATCAAGCCTCATTCAAAGTCACTTCACAAAGACTGGCATAATGGGGACGAGTCCTCTAAGCCAAAGGGCAAGGTCACTCCCTCAGCCCGGGAACTGTTTGAAGAATGCTTTGACAAATGGCAGAATGTGGCCTATGCACAGGTAGCCAACAGTGACCTTGACGCCATGGCAGAGGACATATACCTCAGTCGAAAGCAGGATAAAGCAGCGGCCATTGCTGCGGCCCTCGCCAAGAGGGAGTTAGCTGTAAAATTTCAGGAACTGTCCCCAGACATAGGCAATAAAGCCAGAAAGATGGCAAAATCTTCCTCCATCCCATCTCCTACACCACCACCGAGGAGAAACTCTGACAGAGAGATGTTTATGATAAGGGGAGAGAACTCGCCTTTCATGTCCTCAAGAAAACAGGAAGcaaaattaaatgtcagaatggATTTCCTTGGAGATAGCCTGATAAG cTCTTCTGATATTTTAGCTGAGGAGCGACAGTTGTCTCAGGATCTTGTGCAGTCCTCAAAAAAGGATCAGGAGTTCCGCTCCATCTTTCAACATGTTCAGAATGCTCAGTTACAGAGGAGTCCCTCTGAGCTGTTTGCCCAACACATTGTCACTATCGTTCACCACATTAAAG ctCAGCACTTTCCATCTTCTGGAATGACTCTAAACGAGCGATTCACCATGTACCAAAGACGAGCTGCAGAGAAGGAAATGATGAAGCCAAGAAAAAGCCCAGAGATACACAG GAGAATTGATGTTTCACCAAGAGCTTTTAAGAAACACTCTCAACTTTTTGAGGCCATGAAAAGCTCAGAGGATGGCACTTACAAG GACGGCGGAGAAAAAATGAAGGGTGACCCAATGGACCTTCGTTTGGATATTGAGCGCCGTAAAAAATATTCCAGCCATGAAAGAGTTTATAATCAGGATCGGGGAAGAGATATGGGAGATTCCCCAGATTCTAGTAGAGAGAGATCTGTGGAAAAGTTCTCCAAATGCCACGAGAGATCAAA gaaaagtaaaaagaaacgCTCTCGCTCGAGTTCGTCCTCATCTTCCTCGTCCTCTAAGTCCCAAAAAGAAGATTTGCCCCATGGCAAGTCTGATCCCAAAGATAAAGGCTTTAACAGGACCCGACTGGATCAAAAGGAGTCACCAGAATCAGTTGAAAGAGGCAGGCCACGTGGAGGATTT CAAGTCCGAATTCGTGGAAGGGGCTGGAACAGAGGAAATTATCAGGGAAACTGTTCATATAGTAACAACATGGCAAACATGGCAGTACACCCAAAAAATGAAGACTGGGACCCAGAGTACACGCCCAAGAGCAGAAAATACTACTTG ACCTCCATCctttttccatctttctctcaGCACGATGACCGAGACATGGAGACAGAGGGCAAGTGGGTGGACAACCGAGGGCGAGGACGGGGAGGATTCTCGCGTGGAAGGGCACGATTCATCATCCGCAAAGCCAGTGGGGGTCCCAACACCAATAGCCCCAAATGGGCCCACGACAAGTTCCAAGTCAATGGGGAGCAAGGTGGCGCACAGGGAGAGGAGCCAGAACAGGACCATAAAGAAGGAGAAATTGATGGAGAGAATACTTGA